Proteins encoded together in one Marinobacter sp. Arc7-DN-1 window:
- the thiI gene encoding tRNA uracil 4-sulfurtransferase ThiI produces MKLLIRPAPEVAIKSKPVRRQQMRHLRQNIRKLLARVDPEIRVEGSWDRVDVEVPDGRRLSGPVVEALLRIPGISTIQEIGAFPLVSLEDVAEKAVDAFSGRLNGKTFAVRARRHGEHSFRSIDLERMVGAALMQASGATGVDLKSPQVEVRIEVQGDQFHIAHRKHRGLGGYPLGSVENVLTLISGGYDSSVAAYLMMRRGLRNHFLFFSLGGTAHEVGVRQVVHYLWDRYGASHSAKFIAVPFEGVVAEIMRSVSQRHWGVVLKRQMLVAAAEIARKNNAIGLVTGDAVAQVSSQTLSNLNVVDRATDEVVLRPLVSMDKESIIRIAREIGTESYARTMPEYCGVISRKPATRAKLHRVEEDEAQMNAAVLANAIDAREETPVNRLLETTVTPEEVELVQTPAVDDVIIDVRHPSEGEQAPLELTSNEILQIPFYELNRQMADLPGNRQYLLYCDRGTMSRMHAGHLKAEGHENVKVYAPVV; encoded by the coding sequence ATGAAACTGTTGATTCGTCCCGCCCCGGAAGTAGCCATCAAAAGCAAGCCCGTCCGCCGCCAACAGATGCGTCATCTGAGGCAGAACATACGCAAGCTCCTTGCCCGGGTGGATCCGGAAATCCGGGTGGAAGGCAGCTGGGACCGGGTCGACGTGGAGGTGCCGGATGGTCGCCGTCTGTCCGGCCCGGTAGTTGAAGCGCTTCTGCGCATTCCGGGCATCTCCACCATCCAGGAAATCGGGGCGTTTCCGCTTGTCAGCCTTGAGGATGTTGCCGAAAAGGCCGTTGACGCCTTCTCCGGGCGCCTGAATGGCAAGACCTTCGCAGTCAGGGCCCGTCGCCATGGCGAGCACAGCTTCCGCTCCATTGACCTGGAGCGGATGGTCGGCGCTGCACTCATGCAGGCATCCGGCGCCACCGGGGTTGATCTGAAGTCACCCCAGGTTGAGGTGCGCATCGAAGTTCAGGGCGATCAGTTCCATATTGCCCACCGCAAGCATCGGGGCCTGGGTGGCTACCCGCTGGGCAGTGTCGAGAACGTTCTGACCCTGATCTCGGGTGGTTACGACTCCTCGGTCGCGGCCTACCTGATGATGCGGCGGGGGCTTCGCAATCACTTTCTGTTTTTCAGTCTGGGTGGTACCGCCCACGAAGTTGGCGTGCGCCAGGTGGTGCATTACCTCTGGGACCGCTACGGCGCCTCCCACAGCGCCAAGTTTATCGCCGTGCCGTTTGAGGGTGTGGTGGCCGAGATCATGCGTTCGGTCAGCCAGCGACACTGGGGTGTGGTACTGAAGCGGCAGATGCTGGTGGCCGCAGCCGAGATTGCCCGGAAGAACAATGCCATTGGCCTGGTGACCGGCGATGCCGTGGCCCAGGTGTCCAGTCAGACCCTGAGCAATCTGAATGTAGTGGACCGTGCCACTGACGAAGTGGTCCTGCGCCCGCTGGTGTCCATGGACAAGGAATCCATCATCCGGATTGCCCGGGAAATTGGCACCGAATCCTACGCCCGCACCATGCCGGAATACTGCGGCGTTATCTCCCGGAAGCCTGCAACCCGCGCCAAACTGCACCGGGTGGAAGAAGATGAAGCCCAGATGAACGCGGCCGTTCTGGCGAATGCCATTGACGCCCGGGAGGAAACCCCGGTAAACCGCCTGCTGGAAACGACCGTTACGCCGGAGGAGGTCGAGCTGGTGCAGACGCCGGCAGTGGATGACGTGATTATCGACGTGCGCCATCCCTCAGAGGGGGAGCAGGCACCCCTGGAACTGACCAGCAATGAAATCCTGCAGATTCCGTTCTACGAACTTAACCGGCAGATGGCGGACCTGCCGGGGAATCGACAGTATCTGCTGTACTGCGATCGCGGCACCATGAGCCGCATGCACGCGGGGCACCTGAAAGCCGAAGGGCACGAAAACGTGAAGGTTTACGCGCCCGTCGTCTGA
- a CDS encoding response regulator — protein MNDSKALILVVDDDVAIRELLEEHLTRVGYGVLTAADGEQMQSQLDSAHVDLIVLDVMLPGDDGFTLCRRIREQSRVPIIMLTASSDETDRVVGLELGADDYLAKPFSARELQARVKALLRRASFARSDNPRFLLFDCWRLDTLAHELISEDGETVPLSGADFALLQLFLANPNEVLDRDTISDVTRGRESMPLDRVVDVAVSRLRQRLGDHGRNPKLIKTVRGAGYVLAASVRHASE, from the coding sequence ATGAATGATAGTAAGGCATTGATTCTGGTTGTTGACGACGATGTCGCTATCCGGGAGTTGTTGGAGGAGCACCTGACCCGTGTGGGGTACGGAGTGCTGACCGCAGCGGATGGCGAACAGATGCAGTCCCAACTGGATTCCGCCCATGTCGATCTTATTGTGCTTGATGTAATGCTGCCCGGTGACGATGGCTTTACCCTTTGCCGGCGGATACGGGAACAGTCGAGAGTGCCCATCATCATGCTGACAGCAAGTTCCGACGAAACCGACCGGGTGGTAGGTCTTGAGCTGGGCGCTGATGACTATCTCGCCAAACCATTCAGCGCCCGGGAGCTGCAGGCCAGAGTCAAGGCCTTGCTCCGAAGAGCGAGTTTTGCCCGATCTGACAACCCTCGGTTCCTACTCTTTGATTGCTGGCGCCTCGACACACTTGCCCACGAATTGATCTCGGAAGATGGCGAGACGGTCCCCCTTTCCGGAGCCGATTTTGCACTGCTGCAGTTGTTTCTGGCCAACCCCAACGAAGTGCTGGACCGGGACACCATTTCCGATGTAACCCGGGGGCGCGAGTCCATGCCCCTGGATCGGGTTGTGGATGTGGCGGTCAGCCGCTTGCGCCAGCGTCTCGGTGATCATGGGCGAAATCCAAAATTGATAAAAACAGTCCGGGGAGCGGGATATGTTCTGGCCGCTTCGGTAAGACATGCCAGCGAGTAA
- the uvrD gene encoding DNA helicase II, with protein sequence MDVSHIIDPLNDAQREAVTAQNDHLLVLAGAGSGKTRVLVHRIAWLMTVDRVPPTGILAVTFTNKAAREMRYRIEQMMQIPARGLWFGTFHGIAHRLLRSHWKDAGLPENFQVLDSDDQLRLIKRVMRENQIDESKWPPKQAQWFINSQKDEGLRADHIQENPGDHFLSIMLKIYRQYEKLCQQGGLVDFGELLLRSHELWLHRPELLAHYQSRFQHILVDEFQDTNTIQYAWLQVLASNRVPMTVVGDDDQSIYGWRGAKVENIQQYQRDFPNARLVRLEQNYRSTQMILKAANAVIANNQGRLGKELWTDGPEGEPISLYAAFNEQDEANYIADSISAWVQDGNLRSESAILYRSNAQSRVLEESLMRQGIPYRVYGGLRFYDRQEIRNALAYLRLVQYRRDDAAFERVVNVPPRGIGAKSLAELREYATEQGISLWESAERLLEAGQVKGRAKTGLQSFIAIIEGLSEMAGDASLHGLMKQTIEDSGLKDYHASEKGEKGQARVENLEELVNALSDYEVEDGVDPLAEFIAQAALDAGESQAEDHEDSVQLMTLHSAKGLEFPLVFLAGVEEGLFPHGMSLEEPGRMEEERRLAYVGITRAMKKLVLTYAESRRLYGQEKFNALSRFVREIPGGCLQEVRLRNTVTRPAMVERPNQSLFAQDSAQQSGFSLGQRVRHPKFGEGIVMNSEGTGHHTRVQVNFDDGAKWLVLAYAPLEVC encoded by the coding sequence ATGGACGTCTCCCACATCATCGATCCGTTGAACGATGCCCAGCGCGAAGCTGTCACCGCCCAAAACGACCACCTGCTGGTGCTAGCGGGCGCAGGTAGTGGCAAAACCCGGGTCCTGGTCCACAGGATCGCCTGGTTGATGACCGTGGATCGGGTTCCGCCCACCGGCATCCTGGCGGTGACCTTCACCAACAAGGCCGCCAGGGAAATGCGGTATCGCATCGAGCAGATGATGCAGATTCCTGCCCGCGGCCTCTGGTTCGGAACCTTCCATGGTATTGCCCACCGGCTGTTGCGGTCGCACTGGAAAGACGCCGGCCTGCCGGAGAACTTCCAGGTACTGGACAGCGACGACCAGCTGCGGCTGATCAAGCGGGTGATGCGGGAAAACCAGATTGACGAGAGCAAGTGGCCGCCCAAGCAGGCCCAGTGGTTCATCAACAGCCAGAAGGACGAAGGGCTGCGGGCGGATCATATCCAGGAGAATCCGGGTGATCATTTCCTGTCGATCATGCTGAAAATCTACCGCCAGTACGAAAAGCTCTGTCAGCAGGGTGGTCTGGTGGATTTCGGTGAGCTGCTGCTGCGTTCCCACGAGCTCTGGCTGCATCGGCCGGAGCTTCTGGCCCATTACCAGAGCCGATTCCAGCACATCCTGGTGGACGAGTTCCAGGATACCAACACCATTCAATACGCCTGGCTACAGGTGCTCGCCAGCAATCGGGTGCCAATGACGGTGGTGGGGGACGACGATCAGTCCATCTACGGCTGGCGGGGTGCCAAGGTGGAGAACATCCAGCAGTACCAGCGGGACTTTCCCAATGCCCGGCTGGTGCGTCTGGAGCAGAACTACCGGTCCACACAGATGATTCTGAAAGCGGCCAACGCGGTGATCGCCAACAACCAGGGCCGGCTGGGCAAGGAGCTGTGGACCGACGGCCCGGAGGGTGAACCGATCAGCCTGTACGCGGCCTTCAACGAACAGGACGAAGCCAACTACATCGCCGACAGCATCTCCGCCTGGGTACAGGACGGCAACCTGCGCAGTGAATCGGCGATTCTCTATCGCTCCAACGCCCAGTCCCGGGTGCTGGAAGAATCCCTGATGCGCCAGGGCATTCCCTACCGGGTTTACGGCGGCCTGCGGTTCTACGATCGCCAGGAAATCCGCAATGCGCTGGCGTACCTGCGACTGGTGCAGTACCGGCGCGATGACGCGGCCTTCGAGCGGGTGGTCAACGTGCCGCCCCGGGGCATTGGTGCCAAGAGCCTGGCAGAGCTTCGGGAATACGCCACGGAGCAGGGCATTTCCCTGTGGGAGTCCGCCGAACGGTTGCTGGAAGCCGGGCAGGTGAAAGGCCGGGCCAAAACCGGGCTGCAGTCATTCATTGCCATCATCGAAGGGTTGTCTGAGATGGCAGGCGATGCGTCGTTGCATGGCCTGATGAAGCAGACCATTGAAGACAGTGGACTGAAAGACTATCACGCCAGCGAAAAAGGCGAGAAAGGCCAGGCCCGGGTGGAAAACCTGGAGGAACTGGTCAACGCACTGTCTGATTATGAAGTAGAGGATGGCGTTGATCCCCTGGCGGAATTCATCGCCCAGGCGGCGCTGGACGCCGGGGAATCCCAGGCCGAAGACCATGAAGACAGCGTCCAGCTTATGACCCTTCACTCCGCCAAAGGCCTTGAATTTCCGCTGGTGTTCCTGGCCGGTGTGGAGGAAGGCCTGTTCCCCCACGGCATGTCCCTGGAAGAACCCGGCCGCATGGAAGAAGAACGGCGCCTGGCCTATGTGGGTATTACCCGGGCCATGAAAAAACTGGTGCTCACTTACGCTGAATCCCGCCGCCTGTATGGCCAGGAAAAGTTCAACGCCCTGTCCCGGTTCGTACGGGAGATCCCGGGTGGCTGCCTGCAGGAAGTCCGCTTACGCAACACCGTCACCCGCCCGGCCATGGTTGAGCGGCCAAACCAAAGTCTGTTCGCCCAGGACTCGGCGCAGCAGTCCGGCTTCAGCCTGGGGCAGAGGGTGCGCCATCCGAAGTTCGGCGAGGGTATCGTTATGAATTCAGAGGGAACCGGGCACCATACACGGGTGCAGGTGAACTTTGATGACGGCGCCAAATGGCTGGTGCTGGCCTATGCGCCGCTGGAAGTCTGCTGA
- a CDS encoding manganese efflux pump MntP family protein, translating to MIEVLVLAVALSMDAFAVSIGLGSKHKKKASSLAVMAGLYFGVFQGLMPLIGYLGGQGVLGWVEVYAPWIAFILLALVGGKMIYEAFSEGVEEDIAIITHRVMLMLAIATSIDAMAAGFALTLLDVAPLQACLVIGVTTLLFSVAGVYIGTRSGTFLEGKAEFVGGVVIVLIGLKILFM from the coding sequence ATGATTGAAGTGTTGGTGCTGGCCGTGGCACTGAGTATGGATGCGTTCGCCGTGTCGATTGGCTTGGGTTCCAAGCACAAGAAAAAAGCATCATCGCTCGCCGTCATGGCGGGGCTGTATTTTGGGGTGTTTCAGGGGCTGATGCCACTGATCGGCTACCTGGGCGGTCAGGGTGTGCTTGGCTGGGTTGAGGTCTATGCGCCCTGGATTGCGTTCATCCTGCTGGCGCTTGTTGGTGGCAAGATGATTTATGAGGCATTTTCCGAAGGGGTAGAGGAGGACATCGCAATCATCACCCATCGGGTTATGTTGATGCTGGCCATTGCCACCAGCATTGATGCCATGGCGGCCGGATTTGCCCTGACCCTGCTGGATGTTGCGCCTTTACAGGCTTGCCTGGTTATTGGTGTGACCACGTTGCTCTTCAGTGTAGCCGGAGTCTATATCGGTACCCGCAGTGGCACCTTCCTTGAGGGCAAAGCGGAATTTGTCGGCGGCGTGGTGATTGTGCTGATCGGGCTCAAGATTCTGTTCATGTGA
- a CDS encoding histone deacetylase family protein: MKAFFHPAQDQHIPQTYFTRGQMRQPQEVPDRTGQMLDGLKEMGVSVLQPADQGAGPISKVHDLGYLRFLESAHRRWKQMDDWGDEVISNIFVRAPNHLTGILAEAARYQADGSCPIGEHTWHAAYWSAQSALGAADALIAGDRTSYAVCRPPGHHARRDAAGGFCYLNNAAIAAEHMKTRFPKIVILDTDMHHGQGIQEIFYDRSDVLYISIHGDPTNFYPVVTGFGTERGEGEGFGYNINMPMPHGSSEDDFFAKLDEALTAIKLFQPDALILALGFDIYKNDPQAKVSVSSEGFCKLSTHVRKLGLPTLVVQEGGYDLDTLSENVQQFFKGLEG; this comes from the coding sequence ATGAAAGCATTTTTCCATCCCGCACAGGACCAGCACATTCCACAGACTTACTTTACCCGGGGCCAGATGCGTCAGCCCCAGGAAGTGCCGGATCGTACCGGGCAGATGCTGGATGGCCTGAAGGAGATGGGCGTGTCAGTGCTTCAGCCGGCGGATCAGGGCGCCGGCCCAATCTCGAAGGTTCACGATCTGGGTTACCTCCGCTTTCTGGAATCCGCCCATCGTCGCTGGAAACAGATGGATGACTGGGGCGACGAGGTCATCTCCAATATATTCGTCCGCGCTCCCAATCACCTGACCGGCATTCTCGCCGAAGCAGCCCGTTACCAGGCCGATGGCAGCTGTCCGATTGGCGAGCATACCTGGCATGCCGCCTACTGGTCCGCCCAAAGTGCCCTCGGAGCGGCCGATGCCCTGATTGCGGGTGATCGTACCTCCTACGCCGTGTGTCGCCCACCCGGCCATCACGCGCGGAGGGATGCCGCAGGCGGCTTCTGCTACCTGAACAATGCCGCCATTGCCGCCGAGCACATGAAAACCCGGTTCCCGAAGATCGTGATTCTCGATACCGACATGCACCACGGCCAAGGCATTCAGGAGATCTTCTACGATCGCAGCGACGTGCTCTATATCTCGATCCACGGCGACCCCACCAATTTCTATCCGGTGGTCACCGGCTTCGGGACCGAGCGGGGCGAAGGCGAAGGCTTCGGTTACAACATCAATATGCCAATGCCCCACGGTTCATCCGAGGACGATTTCTTTGCGAAGCTGGACGAAGCCCTGACCGCCATCAAACTGTTCCAGCCGGATGCCCTGATCCTCGCCCTTGGCTTTGATATCTACAAGAACGACCCCCAGGCCAAGGTATCTGTGTCGTCAGAAGGCTTCTGCAAGCTCAGTACCCACGTGCGAAAGCTGGGGCTGCCGACGCTGGTGGTTCAGGAAGGGGGCTATGATCTGGACACGCTCAGCGAGAATGTCCAGCAGTTCTTCAAAGGCCTGGAGGGCTGA
- a CDS encoding ATP-binding protein, producing the protein MPASNRRGEGKPRRSWRLVPSSLLGRILLLTLLAMGVAQVVSSLVWVGTFRAHQIEGLVSTTRNLAYSAAATTQFFKSLPLQYRHIVLDQLRDMGGSRFFVSLNDRRIDMKALPDSERKQLVREEVLSVLRSRLGNSVNLHVDFVHPDDLRILNAELPLDALPRSWAHYALTLEPIKPPVLVTQVEVADGEWLYLASLLPAPYVSLEDESIPGQQILFILVMIGILFPVLAWLVRQQTRPLRTLAKAARDLPLDEKQPPLSEQGSAEIVAVTRGFNTMRRRLQSFIGDRDQMFRAISHDLQTPITRLRLRADLIQDDAMRGRLEDDLLELELLVKGALQSLKDTDIHENVEPVDIERLVARMAEAYRDGDQSLVTVRGHSLPYRGKPLALSRCLGNLLDNAVKYGERAVITLEDSADRLWIRVDDRGPGIPEAALPRIFDPYYRHDCQHQEGHGLGLGIARNIAHNHGGELTVDNRPGGGLRVTLDLPRR; encoded by the coding sequence ATGCCAGCGAGTAACCGCAGGGGAGAAGGCAAACCACGCCGGTCATGGCGGCTGGTGCCATCGTCCTTGCTGGGGCGGATCCTGCTGCTGACATTGCTGGCCATGGGAGTTGCCCAGGTGGTTTCAAGTCTGGTCTGGGTCGGCACTTTCCGGGCCCATCAGATTGAAGGTCTGGTCAGTACTACCCGTAACCTGGCCTATTCGGCGGCGGCCACCACACAGTTCTTCAAGTCTCTGCCCTTGCAGTACCGACACATTGTTCTCGACCAGTTGCGGGACATGGGAGGCTCCCGGTTTTTCGTTTCGCTCAACGACAGACGCATCGACATGAAAGCCTTGCCCGACAGTGAGCGCAAGCAACTAGTCAGAGAGGAGGTACTTTCGGTTCTCAGGAGTCGGTTGGGTAATAGCGTGAATTTGCATGTTGATTTCGTTCACCCGGATGATCTGCGGATTCTGAATGCCGAGCTGCCACTGGATGCCCTGCCAAGGAGCTGGGCGCACTATGCGCTGACTCTTGAGCCCATCAAACCGCCGGTGTTGGTCACCCAGGTTGAGGTCGCCGACGGGGAGTGGTTATATCTTGCCTCTCTGTTGCCGGCGCCCTATGTCTCGCTGGAGGACGAGAGCATTCCGGGCCAGCAGATTCTGTTCATCCTGGTGATGATTGGCATTCTGTTTCCGGTGCTGGCCTGGCTGGTGCGTCAGCAGACCCGCCCCCTGCGCACGCTTGCCAAAGCAGCGCGAGACTTGCCTCTGGATGAAAAACAGCCGCCGTTGAGTGAGCAGGGTAGTGCTGAAATCGTTGCCGTTACCCGTGGTTTCAACACCATGCGTCGACGCCTGCAGAGCTTCATCGGTGACCGGGACCAGATGTTCCGGGCCATCTCCCACGACCTCCAGACCCCCATCACCCGCCTGCGCCTGCGGGCCGACCTGATCCAGGACGACGCCATGCGGGGCCGGTTGGAGGATGACCTGCTGGAGCTGGAACTGCTGGTGAAGGGCGCGCTGCAGTCCCTCAAGGACACCGACATACACGAGAACGTGGAGCCGGTGGACATTGAACGGTTGGTGGCGCGCATGGCCGAGGCCTACCGGGACGGCGACCAGTCGCTGGTGACGGTGCGGGGCCACAGCCTGCCGTACCGGGGCAAGCCGCTGGCCCTGTCCCGCTGCCTGGGCAACCTGCTGGACAACGCCGTCAAGTACGGCGAGCGGGCGGTGATCACCCTGGAGGACTCCGCCGACCGTCTGTGGATTCGGGTGGACGACCGGGGGCCGGGTATCCCCGAGGCCGCGCTGCCCCGGATCTTTGACCCCTATTACCGGCACGATTGCCAGCACCAGGAGGGCCACGGCCTGGGCCTGGGCATTGCCCGCAACATTGCCCACAATCATGGCGGCGAACTGACCGTGGACAACCGCCCCGGCGGCGGCCTGCGGGTAACCCTGGACCTGCCCCGCCGCTAA
- a CDS encoding undecaprenyl-diphosphate phosphatase, producing the protein MDVFQALFLGLLQGLTEFLPISSSAHLILTPVFFGWDDQGVGFDLSVHFGTLLAVVLYFRQDVFGIARDGLISVSRRKIVGQGALAWYLIIGTIPAGLAGLALLDMIDNELRAVEVIFFTTLSFGLLLGIADWLPTRQRTLDKLNWKDALLVGIAQAMALVPGTSRSGVTITAGLFLGMTRETASRFSFLLAIPIIVLASAVKLLEVATSDVVVDWSGFLIGGITSFLMAITAIHFFLKWLNTVGMWPYVIYRVILAIVIYAVLMR; encoded by the coding sequence ATGGACGTTTTCCAGGCCCTTTTCCTTGGCCTTCTCCAGGGACTGACCGAATTCCTGCCCATATCCAGCTCGGCCCATCTGATCCTGACGCCGGTTTTCTTTGGCTGGGATGATCAGGGCGTGGGCTTCGACCTGTCTGTCCATTTCGGAACCCTGCTGGCCGTAGTGCTCTATTTCCGGCAGGATGTCTTCGGCATCGCCCGAGACGGGCTGATTTCCGTTAGCCGGCGCAAGATCGTTGGCCAGGGCGCCCTGGCCTGGTACCTTATCATCGGCACCATCCCCGCGGGTCTGGCTGGCCTGGCCTTGCTGGACATGATCGACAACGAGCTGCGGGCCGTGGAAGTCATCTTCTTCACCACCCTGTCCTTCGGCCTTTTGCTGGGTATTGCCGACTGGCTACCCACACGCCAGCGCACCCTCGACAAGCTCAACTGGAAAGACGCACTTCTGGTCGGCATCGCCCAGGCCATGGCCCTGGTGCCCGGCACCTCCCGCTCCGGCGTCACCATCACCGCCGGCCTGTTCCTGGGCATGACCCGGGAAACCGCCTCCCGGTTCTCCTTCCTGCTGGCCATTCCGATTATCGTGCTGGCATCTGCCGTGAAGCTGCTGGAAGTGGCAACCTCGGATGTTGTCGTGGACTGGAGCGGTTTCCTGATCGGCGGCATCACCTCTTTCCTGATGGCCATAACCGCCATTCATTTCTTCCTGAAGTGGCTCAACACAGTTGGCATGTGGCCGTACGTGATTTACCGGGTGATTCTGGCCATCGTCATCTATGCGGTTCTGATGCGCTAA
- a CDS encoding NAD-dependent succinate-semialdehyde dehydrogenase encodes MIESPLLKKMTGYIGGRWTDNADGNTFDVYNPATGKVIAQVPSMPEQDILAAVAAGKSALKLTSPYPIETRRKWLEDIRDALKANKEEVGRILCMEHGKPLQEAQGEVDYAAGFFDYCSKHIQALDAHTIPEKPKDCTWTVHYRPIGVTGLITPWNFPIGMIAKKLSAALAAGCPSVIKPASETPLTMIALFTLMDKHTDLPDGMVNLVMGKASVIGKVLCESPDVPMLSFTGSTEVGRKLILDTADQVKKLALELGGNAPFIVFDDADLDAAADNLIANKFRGGGQTCVCANRIFVHEKVADAFGQKLAERVNRMTVGDGINGDVDLGPLINQAGFDKVKRHLEDALDKGAKLVAGKQPGELDESLFFPPTVVHGVNRDMLCYREETFGPLVPMALFRTEEEVIEAGNDTEFGLASYVFTSDAERAQRVAAGLRFGHCGWNTGTGPTPEAPFGGMKASGIGREGGLEGLFEFVEAQTVPRGF; translated from the coding sequence ATGATCGAGTCACCCCTGTTGAAAAAGATGACTGGCTACATTGGCGGTCGCTGGACAGACAACGCCGACGGCAACACCTTTGATGTCTACAATCCCGCCACCGGTAAAGTCATCGCGCAAGTGCCGTCAATGCCGGAGCAGGACATTCTGGCGGCCGTGGCCGCCGGCAAGTCGGCCCTGAAACTGACCAGTCCCTACCCGATCGAAACCCGCCGAAAATGGCTGGAAGACATCCGGGATGCGCTCAAGGCCAATAAGGAAGAGGTTGGTCGGATTCTGTGCATGGAGCACGGCAAACCGCTGCAGGAAGCCCAGGGCGAAGTGGATTACGCCGCAGGCTTCTTCGATTACTGCTCGAAGCACATCCAGGCCCTGGATGCCCACACCATCCCGGAAAAGCCGAAAGACTGCACCTGGACCGTCCACTACCGGCCGATTGGTGTTACCGGCCTGATCACGCCCTGGAACTTTCCCATCGGCATGATCGCCAAGAAACTCTCTGCAGCCCTGGCAGCAGGCTGCCCGTCGGTGATCAAACCGGCCAGCGAAACCCCGCTGACCATGATTGCCCTGTTCACCCTGATGGACAAACACACCGATTTGCCCGATGGCATGGTTAACCTCGTGATGGGCAAGGCCAGCGTGATCGGCAAGGTGCTGTGCGAAAGCCCGGACGTGCCCATGCTCAGCTTCACCGGCTCCACCGAAGTGGGTCGCAAGCTGATCCTCGATACCGCCGATCAGGTCAAGAAGCTGGCTCTGGAACTGGGTGGCAACGCGCCGTTTATTGTCTTTGACGACGCCGATCTGGACGCCGCCGCCGATAACCTGATCGCCAACAAATTTCGTGGCGGCGGCCAGACCTGCGTCTGTGCCAACCGCATCTTCGTGCACGAGAAAGTGGCCGATGCCTTTGGCCAGAAGCTTGCTGAGCGCGTGAACAGGATGACCGTGGGTGATGGCATCAACGGTGATGTCGATCTCGGCCCGCTGATCAACCAGGCCGGCTTCGACAAAGTGAAGCGTCACCTGGAAGATGCTCTCGACAAAGGCGCGAAACTGGTTGCAGGCAAGCAGCCCGGCGAACTCGACGAGAGTCTGTTCTTCCCGCCCACGGTGGTGCATGGCGTGAACCGGGATATGCTTTGCTATCGGGAAGAAACCTTCGGCCCGCTGGTGCCCATGGCCCTGTTCCGCACGGAAGAAGAGGTCATCGAAGCCGGTAACGATACGGAGTTCGGCCTGGCATCCTATGTGTTCACCAGCGATGCCGAGCGCGCCCAGCGTGTTGCCGCCGGCCTCCGTTTCGGCCACTGCGGCTGGAACACCGGCACCGGCCCGACGCCGGAAGCGCCGTTCGGTGGCATGAAGGCGTCCGGCATCGGCCGGGAGGGCGGCCTTGAAGGGCTATTTGAGTTTGTAGAAGCTCAGACGGTCCCCAGAGGTTTCTGA